In Maylandia zebra isolate NMK-2024a linkage group LG12, Mzebra_GT3a, whole genome shotgun sequence, a single genomic region encodes these proteins:
- the LOC101480920 gene encoding heat shock protein beta-1 — protein MSEQVKADTSCGEYSRGAPWYPLRKWWHLSQLFSQDAGLPSFLESGDARWMDVDWLQRSLAACSWPGYIPAPLFVPYISGSMHHPSQTISKWRVIMDVAHFTPSEISLSIRDGFLEVRGKHEERPDEHGFIARCFTRKYRLPVEMDATKISSTFSVDGFLNVEAPVPETSVPATIPIPIKVIVEDNGEPEVKDEKEEESGRAPDHPEFASSEDHGEGCSLEVHRDQAQPEGATVGLQQHDERMKTEEETHEKPAGDSPSSVPEGDESTDGLQDSSTKPETVESQEGPDTDTSSITQPGEQVQSQQLEAANIQQEITE, from the exons ATGAGCGAACAGGTCAAAGCAGACACATCGTGTGGGGAGTACAGCAGGGGTGCCCCTTGGTACCCCTTGAGAAAGTGGTGGCATTTGAGCCAGCTTTTCAGTCAGGATGCTGGCCTGCCATCTTTCCTGGAGTCAGGGGATGCTCGCTGGATGGATGTGGACTGGTTGCAGAGGAGTTTGGCAGCCTGCTCCTGGCCAGGGTACATACCCGCTCCGCTGTTTGTGCCCTACATCTCTGGGTCGATGCATCATCCAAGCCAGACGATTAGTAAGTGGAGGGTCATCATGGATGTGGCTCACTTCACCCCCTCAGAGATTTCTCTCAGCATCAGAGATGGATTCCTGGAAGTCAGAG GGAAGCACGAGGAGAGGCCAGACGAGCATGGATTCATTGCCAGATGTTTTACAAGGAAGTACAG GCTCCCAGTGGAGATGGATGCTACCAAAATCTCATCCACATTTTCTGTGGATGGTTTTCTGAACGTGGAAGCTCCAGTTCCCGAAACTTCTGTCCCTGCTACAATCCCCATTCCCATAAAG GTGATAGTAGAGGATAATGGAGAACCGGAGGTAAAAgatgagaaagaagaagagagcgGGAGAGCACCAGACCACCCAGAGTTTGCTTCCTCAGAGGATCACGGGGAAGGCTGTTCATTAGAAGTCCATAGAGATCAGGCCCAACCTGAAGGTGCCACAGTCGGGCTTCAGCAGCATGATGAGAGGATGAAAACAGAAGAGGAGACCCATGAAAAGCCAGCTGGAGATTCCCCCTCCTCAGTGCCTGAAGGTGACGAAAGCACAGACGGCCTTCAAGATTCTTCTACAAAGCCAGAAACAGTGGAAAGCCAAGAAGGCCCAGACACAGACACATCTAGCATAACTCAGCCTGGGGAACAGGTCCAGAGCCAGCAATTGGAAGCAGCAAATATACAGCAAGAGAtcactgaataa